A single genomic interval of Vibrio maritimus harbors:
- a CDS encoding DUF1566 domain-containing protein, giving the protein MNSDNRRQIFPKLSTLAFVLWGTFCFTGQASSSESLSYKIVDTGQSVCSDASAQLSTCPVQGEYGFGQDAQYQGYAPSYTANNDGTVSDNVTGLMWAASIDTNGDGKVTAADKMSYDQAVSYIANLNTAGFSDWRLPTIKELYSLILFDGEDPSGINGPDSYSIRPFIDHRYFGFESGDMASGERLIDAQYLSSTQYVSKTMGKDDTVFGVNFIDGRIKGYGMQSPRGGDKTFYILAVRGNSDYGVNQFVANLNGTVHDEATGLIWQTADSVTSLDWNGALEYCENLDLAGRQDWRLPNVKELQSIVDYSRSPATSNSPSIDPVFNASQITNEGGELDYPNYWSSTTHMNLKNAKNASYVAFGRSMGYMRDNWVDVHGAGAQRSDPKMDNGQSYPQGHGPQGDAVRFENHVRCVSDNNTRFVEQPETTERPTKTYTLSSSDLSDSKPAGKVEGKGKSQRRSGDPFADMDTNGDNKLSRSEVRGPLARDFDKLDKNRDGFITRDELPKR; this is encoded by the coding sequence ATGAACTCAGACAACCGCCGCCAAATCTTTCCCAAGCTTTCTACATTAGCATTTGTGCTTTGGGGGACATTTTGCTTTACAGGACAAGCTTCCAGCAGTGAATCCCTCAGCTATAAAATCGTCGATACAGGTCAATCGGTTTGTTCAGACGCGTCGGCTCAGCTTTCAACCTGCCCGGTTCAAGGGGAGTATGGTTTCGGGCAAGACGCCCAATATCAAGGATACGCGCCAAGTTACACCGCAAATAACGATGGGACGGTAAGTGATAACGTCACCGGCCTAATGTGGGCAGCATCGATTGACACCAACGGTGATGGAAAAGTAACCGCAGCCGATAAAATGAGTTACGACCAAGCAGTCAGCTACATTGCTAACCTAAACACGGCAGGATTTTCCGACTGGCGACTACCTACGATCAAAGAGCTCTATTCGCTGATCCTCTTTGACGGCGAGGATCCAAGCGGTATTAATGGTCCTGATTCTTATTCTATTCGACCTTTCATCGACCATCGCTACTTTGGCTTCGAGTCTGGCGATATGGCATCGGGTGAACGTCTCATTGATGCTCAATATTTAAGTAGTACTCAATATGTCTCTAAGACAATGGGCAAAGATGACACCGTATTTGGCGTGAATTTTATTGATGGACGCATCAAAGGTTACGGAATGCAGAGCCCCCGTGGAGGAGACAAAACCTTCTATATCCTAGCTGTTCGGGGGAACTCTGATTACGGTGTAAACCAATTTGTCGCTAATTTAAACGGCACAGTACACGATGAAGCGACAGGTTTGATATGGCAAACAGCCGACAGCGTAACGAGCTTAGATTGGAATGGTGCATTAGAGTACTGTGAGAATCTCGATTTAGCGGGTCGTCAAGATTGGCGTCTACCTAACGTGAAAGAGCTTCAATCCATTGTTGATTACTCACGTTCACCGGCAACGAGCAATAGCCCGTCCATAGACCCAGTATTCAACGCTAGTCAGATTACCAATGAAGGTGGCGAACTTGACTACCCTAACTATTGGAGCAGCACGACCCACATGAATCTCAAGAACGCCAAGAACGCGAGTTACGTCGCCTTTGGCCGCTCGATGGGTTACATGCGTGACAACTGGGTGGACGTACACGGTGCTGGTGCTCAAAGAAGTGACCCTAAGATGGATAACGGTCAAAGCTACCCACAAGGTCACGGGCCTCAGGGTGATGCAGTAAGGTTTGAAAACCACGTTCGATGCGTCAGTGACAATAATACAAGGTTCGTCGAACAGCCAGAGACAACTGAACGTCCAACGAAAACCTATACCCTGTCTAGTTCAGACCTGAGTGACTCTAAACCAGCAGGCAAAGTGGAGGGCAAGGGAAAATCGCAGCGTCGTAGTGGGGACCCGTTTGCCGATATGGACACCAATGGCGACAACAAGTTATCTCGTAGTGAAGTCCGCGGTCCTCTAGCCAGAGACTTCGATAAACTCGACAAAAACAGGGATGGTTTCATAACTAGAGATGAACTGCCTAAGAGATAA
- a CDS encoding sodium-dependent transporter: MATSNTNAAPRDNWGSKLGFVMAAAGSAVGLGNIWKFPYTAGENGGGAFIVIYLAFVIFIGFSVMLTEFAVGRKTGRSAVGAFKSTDGRWTFVGVIGVLSGLLIMGFYPVVGGWALAYVQKVSTGLLSNPEAIGDSFGGFITNPIQPLMWMGVYLLMNIIIVSRGISGGIEKAGKVLMPILFLILIIVSVKGLSLPGAMAGVEFLFSPDFSKVDSGVVLAALGQAFFSLSLGMGCMITYGSYLKKKENLVQTTGMVTAMDTGVAILAGIAMFPAMFALGMEPAAGPGLVFVVVPQLFAEMGGVGLIFALLFFVGLTVAALTSSVSLLEVVVSYLIDEKGMKRTTAVLSAAAVMAVLCIFASLSLGGVGPTLFDTGAFDIFDLLTDKIFLAVGGMLVCIFAGWRLSREELEKEITNDGEVKFPLFGLWYNLVKFVIPVAVAIVAFAGISSGFDSGKGPIMLMGIGIIALTGLLSKKL, encoded by the coding sequence GTGGCAACGAGCAACACAAACGCAGCACCCCGCGACAATTGGGGTTCGAAGCTTGGCTTCGTAATGGCCGCAGCAGGTTCTGCTGTAGGTCTTGGTAATATTTGGAAATTCCCTTACACAGCAGGTGAAAATGGCGGTGGTGCATTCATCGTTATCTATCTTGCATTCGTTATTTTCATTGGTTTCAGCGTAATGCTGACTGAATTTGCAGTTGGTCGTAAGACTGGTCGCAGTGCAGTTGGTGCGTTTAAATCGACAGACGGTCGTTGGACATTCGTAGGTGTTATCGGTGTATTGAGTGGTCTACTTATTATGGGTTTCTACCCTGTTGTAGGTGGTTGGGCTCTAGCATACGTTCAGAAAGTATCTACAGGTCTTCTAAGTAACCCAGAAGCTATTGGTGATAGCTTTGGCGGTTTCATCACTAACCCTATCCAGCCACTAATGTGGATGGGTGTTTACTTGCTGATGAACATCATCATCGTTAGCCGCGGTATTTCTGGCGGTATCGAGAAAGCGGGTAAAGTCCTGATGCCAATCCTATTCCTGATTCTTATCATCGTTTCAGTAAAAGGTTTGTCTCTACCAGGCGCAATGGCGGGTGTGGAGTTCCTATTTAGCCCAGACTTCTCGAAAGTAGACAGCGGCGTCGTATTAGCGGCACTAGGTCAAGCGTTCTTCTCTCTAAGTCTTGGTATGGGCTGTATGATCACATACGGTAGCTACCTCAAGAAGAAAGAGAACCTAGTTCAAACCACTGGTATGGTTACGGCAATGGATACAGGTGTCGCTATTCTTGCTGGTATCGCAATGTTCCCTGCAATGTTCGCACTTGGCATGGAGCCAGCAGCAGGTCCTGGTCTAGTATTCGTCGTTGTTCCTCAGCTATTTGCTGAAATGGGCGGCGTTGGCCTTATCTTCGCACTACTGTTCTTCGTTGGTCTAACGGTTGCAGCACTGACTTCTTCGGTATCTCTACTAGAAGTAGTTGTGTCTTACCTAATCGACGAGAAAGGCATGAAGCGTACTACAGCTGTACTATCTGCAGCAGCAGTAATGGCAGTTCTTTGTATCTTTGCTTCTCTATCTCTAGGTGGCGTTGGTCCTACTCTGTTTGATACTGGTGCATTCGATATCTTCGACCTACTAACTGATAAGATCTTCCTAGCAGTTGGCGGTATGTTGGTGTGTATCTTCGCTGGTTGGAGACTAAGCCGTGAAGAGCTAGAGAAAGAAATCACTAACGACGGTGAAGTGAAGTTCCCACTGTTCGGTCTGTGGTACAACCTAGTTAAGTTTGTTATCCCTGTAGCAGTTGCAATCGTAGCGTTTGCAGGTATCTCAAGCGGCTTCGATAGCGGTAAAGGTCCAATCATGCTGATGGGTATCGGTATTATCGCTCTGACTGGTCTTCTTTCTAAGAAGCTATAA
- a CDS encoding DUF1989 domain-containing protein: MTDIKIAEAQVNAQIDTTYNEDCDPAKTYERMASPDMAFYNAVRATKEDNTRQHVYDDILEAHTGNAFFVKAGQVIRFEQRPSLHNGRTQIIDVQMITPDLEQWADHLNTSALEGLNLRVNSGVWSQRHKMEKMATLVEDEFPYEKLEEGFTHIFYAAHCNADWLTMLYGEEGNVNSCNENFLHGFLRVPAIANIEDDEKRREVAVFHANRNDVNIFQPNRFTQMDGDITRCVLAPAPAVDDGVGVEFYAEKDQYFVVSNCPYADQQLPFPEARPNPVYVSVFDTGIKPEHPGMNNQGWEKQVWDRIMSKDTSAK, encoded by the coding sequence ATGACTGACATTAAAATTGCAGAAGCTCAAGTAAATGCACAAATCGATACAACCTACAATGAGGACTGCGATCCAGCAAAGACCTACGAGCGAATGGCATCACCGGATATGGCGTTTTATAACGCCGTTAGAGCGACGAAAGAAGATAATACTCGACAACATGTCTACGATGATATCTTAGAAGCTCATACCGGCAATGCGTTCTTCGTCAAAGCAGGTCAAGTAATTCGATTCGAGCAGCGCCCAAGTCTTCACAATGGCCGCACACAAATTATCGACGTACAAATGATAACCCCAGATTTAGAGCAATGGGCGGATCACCTCAACACCTCAGCATTAGAAGGCTTGAACTTAAGAGTAAACTCTGGCGTCTGGTCTCAGCGTCATAAGATGGAAAAAATGGCGACACTCGTTGAAGATGAGTTCCCATATGAAAAACTCGAAGAAGGGTTTACGCATATCTTCTACGCTGCGCACTGTAATGCTGATTGGCTCACGATGCTTTATGGTGAGGAAGGCAACGTAAACTCATGCAACGAGAACTTCCTTCATGGATTTCTACGTGTACCAGCGATTGCTAACATCGAAGATGACGAAAAACGCAGAGAGGTGGCTGTTTTTCATGCGAACCGAAACGACGTCAATATCTTCCAGCCCAACCGATTTACGCAAATGGACGGAGATATCACTCGCTGCGTGTTAGCACCAGCGCCGGCCGTTGACGACGGTGTGGGTGTGGAATTCTATGCTGAGAAGGATCAATACTTCGTCGTATCAAATTGTCCTTATGCGGATCAGCAACTGCCGTTTCCCGAGGCTCGACCGAATCCTGTCTACGTATCGGTATTCGATACTGGCATTAAGCCAGAACACCCTGGGATGAACAACCAAGGCTGGGAAAAGCAGGTTTGGGATAGAATCATGTCAAAAGACACCAGCGCAAAATAA
- a CDS encoding response regulator, producing MSECKVMLVDDHPLMRRGIGQLLSFEDDFEIVAEASNGSDAVALAKETEPDLVLLDLNMKGMSGLDTLKALREDDFQGHIVILTVSDIPADIDALVKAGADGYLLKDTEPDEIVDLLLGLSSGNKAFSGAIKTYLHERANATDVFTTLTEREMQILQEVAKGFRNKQIADRLFISESTVKVHMKSLLRKLQVPSRTAATILYLERFGEIK from the coding sequence GTGAGCGAATGTAAAGTCATGTTAGTCGATGACCACCCTTTAATGAGGCGTGGTATAGGACAGTTACTCAGCTTTGAAGACGATTTCGAGATCGTGGCGGAAGCGAGTAATGGGTCAGACGCCGTAGCATTGGCAAAAGAAACCGAGCCAGATTTGGTGCTTCTTGACCTCAACATGAAAGGAATGTCCGGTTTAGACACGCTTAAAGCGCTTCGAGAGGATGACTTCCAAGGTCACATAGTGATTTTAACCGTATCCGATATCCCAGCTGATATCGACGCTCTGGTTAAGGCTGGTGCGGACGGTTATCTGCTCAAGGACACTGAGCCTGATGAAATCGTCGATTTGCTTCTCGGACTTTCCTCGGGTAACAAGGCGTTCAGCGGAGCGATTAAAACCTACCTGCACGAAAGAGCCAACGCGACAGATGTGTTCACCACACTCACTGAACGTGAGATGCAGATCTTACAAGAAGTAGCGAAAGGCTTTCGAAACAAGCAAATTGCCGATCGACTGTTTATCTCTGAATCGACCGTTAAAGTGCACATGAAGAGCTTGTTAAGAAAGCTGCAAGTGCCTTCGCGTACTGCTGCGACGATCCTTTACTTAGAACGATTCGGTGAAATAAAGTAG
- the narQ gene encoding nitrate/nitrite two-component system sensor histidine kinase NarQ → MMRKPTKSVTGTIAKAMIFILLLSVLTTNFAILTLASSLNDAEAVNVSGSMRMQSYRLAHDMQVNSPLYFLHVEQFERSLYSPSMKALQSWDVPEEITNDYYQLIIRWHELKEVLISEEREQYLILVADFVDRIDHFVLKLQEHSENKLIRLAWAGGLGLGGILIVAVYVVLFVRKQIVRPLGQLISASEQIQNRSFDVKVDVNSDNELGILGKAFKNMADDLGKLYRGLEGAVNEKTHKLQHANQSLQVLYQSSQELTATRISHENFRAILSYIHSVEGITAVELQVTEVEGSPWVASEGKFNGNSERIKPLQLDGEVLGELRYQIGLPCPDEKLIDNFVQILSRAVYYNKTQRQTEQLILMEERATIARELHDSLAQSLSYLKIQVTLLNRSLNKEIDTLEGSRSQGVLDDIREGLDNAYIQLRELLTTFRLSIKEGTFGEALTEMLNQLDGQTSATIKLDNQMSSLELGANEQVHILQLIREAVLNAIKHAKASFIQVSCIEEDNAVVTVKISDDGVGFDQTIEKLDHYGMSIMKERATRLNADFSITSAENQGCEVQFTFQRTKEPLSERM, encoded by the coding sequence ATCATGAGAAAACCGACTAAATCTGTAACGGGTACAATAGCTAAAGCTATGATTTTCATACTTTTGCTATCCGTATTGACCACCAATTTCGCTATTTTGACACTGGCATCTAGTTTGAATGACGCCGAAGCGGTTAATGTTTCAGGCTCTATGCGTATGCAGAGCTATCGTTTAGCGCATGATATGCAGGTTAACTCGCCGCTCTATTTTCTTCATGTGGAGCAATTTGAACGTTCTCTTTATTCCCCTTCAATGAAAGCGTTGCAGTCTTGGGATGTGCCAGAAGAAATCACCAATGATTACTACCAACTCATTATTCGTTGGCACGAACTTAAGGAAGTGCTAATTAGCGAGGAACGCGAGCAATATCTAATTTTGGTCGCGGATTTTGTAGATCGAATCGACCATTTTGTTCTTAAACTCCAAGAGCATTCAGAAAATAAACTTATTCGATTAGCTTGGGCTGGTGGTCTTGGGTTAGGTGGAATATTAATCGTGGCTGTTTATGTGGTGTTGTTTGTCCGCAAACAAATCGTTAGGCCGTTAGGACAGCTTATCTCTGCAAGTGAACAGATTCAAAATCGATCGTTTGACGTTAAGGTGGATGTTAACTCAGATAATGAGCTTGGGATCTTAGGCAAAGCCTTCAAGAATATGGCTGACGACCTTGGTAAGCTCTATCGGGGGTTAGAAGGAGCAGTGAATGAAAAGACGCATAAGCTCCAACACGCGAATCAGTCACTTCAAGTACTCTACCAATCGTCACAAGAGCTGACCGCGACACGAATCTCACATGAAAACTTTAGAGCCATACTCAGCTATATCCATAGTGTTGAAGGAATTACTGCTGTCGAACTTCAAGTAACCGAAGTTGAAGGCTCGCCTTGGGTTGCGAGTGAAGGAAAGTTCAATGGTAATTCTGAGCGCATAAAGCCTCTGCAGCTCGACGGCGAAGTGTTAGGAGAGTTGAGGTATCAAATTGGATTACCGTGTCCGGATGAGAAGTTGATTGATAACTTTGTTCAGATCCTGTCTCGAGCGGTCTATTACAACAAAACCCAACGTCAAACCGAGCAGTTAATTTTGATGGAAGAGAGGGCGACGATCGCTCGTGAACTTCACGATTCTCTCGCACAATCACTGTCTTATTTGAAGATACAGGTTACACTACTCAATCGCTCGCTTAATAAGGAAATAGATACTCTTGAGGGAAGCCGATCTCAAGGCGTACTAGACGATATTCGCGAAGGCTTAGATAATGCGTATATTCAGCTCCGTGAGTTGTTAACGACGTTCAGGTTGTCGATAAAAGAAGGAACATTCGGGGAAGCGCTCACTGAGATGCTGAACCAACTCGACGGGCAGACGAGCGCTACAATAAAATTGGATAATCAAATGTCGTCCCTAGAGTTAGGGGCAAATGAACAAGTCCATATCCTACAATTAATTCGAGAAGCTGTGCTTAATGCGATTAAGCACGCCAAAGCTTCGTTTATACAAGTTTCCTGCATTGAGGAAGACAACGCTGTTGTAACTGTTAAAATTAGTGATGATGGCGTAGGGTTTGACCAAACTATTGAAAAGTTAGACCACTATGGCATGAGTATTATGAAAGAACGTGCCACACGATTGAATGCGGACTTCTCAATCACCTCTGCAGAGAATCAAGGTTGCGAAGTGCAATTCACGTTCCAAAGAACTAAGGAGCCACTAAGTGAGCGAATGTAA
- the napF gene encoding ferredoxin-type protein NapF: protein MVDIAKRRFFTRKKIDTSQVKLPWVNNLQQFTDLCTRCGKCEEVCETRIIQKGDGGYPSVDFTIDECTFCYKCAEICPEPIFNSADTEPWSAKAGISDTCLANNNVECRSCGDSCETMAITFKLRAGGVALPQLELADCNGCGACVSTCPTSSISVSNV, encoded by the coding sequence ATGGTAGATATCGCAAAACGTCGCTTTTTTACGAGAAAAAAAATAGACACATCGCAAGTCAAACTCCCTTGGGTTAACAATTTACAACAGTTTACAGACTTATGTACTCGTTGCGGCAAATGTGAAGAAGTTTGCGAAACGAGAATTATTCAAAAAGGGGATGGCGGATACCCCTCGGTCGACTTCACAATTGACGAATGTACGTTTTGTTACAAGTGTGCAGAAATCTGCCCAGAGCCTATATTTAATAGTGCTGACACCGAACCATGGAGCGCAAAAGCCGGAATCTCCGACACCTGCTTGGCAAACAACAATGTTGAATGCCGAAGCTGTGGTGATAGTTGTGAAACGATGGCGATTACCTTCAAGCTGCGCGCGGGTGGTGTTGCGTTACCTCAATTGGAGCTAGCGGACTGCAATGGATGTGGAGCATGTGTCTCTACTTGCCCTACCTCCTCTATCTCAGTGAGCAATGTTTAA
- a CDS encoding chaperone NapD, which translates to MSLNEVHISSLVVNCKAEHLAEVKSEIEKFDNAEIYGDSEEGKIVVVLETENQGFVTDTIDAINNLPNVLTCALVFHQIESGLDDDENNTGSNHSQLEGEV; encoded by the coding sequence ATGTCACTAAACGAAGTGCATATCTCAAGTTTGGTAGTTAACTGCAAGGCTGAACACCTTGCGGAAGTGAAAAGCGAAATCGAGAAGTTCGATAACGCGGAAATTTATGGGGACAGTGAGGAAGGCAAGATTGTTGTCGTCCTTGAAACCGAGAACCAAGGTTTCGTCACTGACACTATCGACGCTATCAACAACTTACCTAATGTCCTCACCTGTGCTTTGGTTTTTCACCAAATCGAGTCCGGGTTAGACGACGATGAAAACAACACTGGAAGTAACCATTCCCAATTAGAGGGTGAAGTATGA
- the napA gene encoding periplasmic nitrate reductase subunit alpha produces MKMTRRAFVKANAAASAAAVAGITLPASATNLIASSDQTKITWDKAPCRFCGTGCSVLVGTQNGKVVATQGDPEAPVNKGLNCIKGYFLSKVMYGSDRLTQPLLRMKDGKFDKDGEFTPISWDDAFDIMAEKWKASLKAKGPTSIGMFGSGQWTVMEGYAAAKMMKAGFRSNNIDPNARHCMASAVVGFMRAFGIDEPMGCYDDFENADAFVLWGSNMAEMHPVLWTRITDRRLSHPHVRVNVLSTYYHRSFELADHGYIFNPQSDLAIANFIANYIIQNDAVNWDFVNKHTNFKQADTDIGYGLRDEDPLQKAAANPNSGNMSDISFEEYKKSVAPYTVEKASEISGVEQEKLIELAKQYADPNTKVMSLWTMGMNQHTRGVWMNGLVYNIHLLTGKIATPGNSPFSLTGQPSACGTAREVGTFAHRLPADMVVANPKHRAIAEKEWKLPEGTIPPKPGFHAVLQDRMLKDGVLNCYWVQCNNNMQAGPNINEERLPGYRNPENFIVVSDPYPTATAQAADLVLPTAMWIEKEGAYGNAERRTQAWYQQVETVGEAKSDLWQVMEFSKRFKMEDVWPEELLAKAPEYRGKTMYDMLFKNGQVDKYPIEEARELNDDAHHFGYYVQKGLFEEYAAFGRGHGHDLAPYDVYHQVRGLRWPVVDGKETLWRYKEGSDPYAKAGSGWDFYGKPDGKAWIISAPYEAPPEVPNEEFDLWLCTGRVLEHWHTGTMTRRVPELYKAVPDAVCYMHPEDAKSRGIRRGEEVLIANKRGEVRVRVETRGRNRPPQGLVFVPFFDARILINKLILDATDPLSKQTDFKKCPVKITKVA; encoded by the coding sequence ATGAAAATGACAAGACGTGCGTTCGTGAAAGCGAACGCAGCGGCATCAGCGGCAGCTGTAGCGGGTATTACCCTTCCTGCATCAGCGACCAACCTGATTGCTAGCTCCGACCAAACAAAAATTACCTGGGATAAAGCACCTTGTCGTTTCTGTGGTACAGGCTGTTCTGTACTAGTAGGGACGCAAAACGGTAAAGTTGTTGCGACCCAGGGTGACCCAGAAGCACCAGTAAACAAAGGTCTAAACTGTATCAAGGGTTACTTCCTGTCTAAAGTTATGTACGGTAGCGACCGTCTAACTCAGCCTCTTCTTCGCATGAAAGATGGTAAGTTTGACAAAGATGGTGAATTCACGCCTATCTCTTGGGACGACGCGTTCGACATCATGGCGGAGAAATGGAAAGCATCTCTCAAAGCTAAAGGACCAACAAGTATCGGTATGTTTGGCTCTGGCCAGTGGACCGTTATGGAAGGCTACGCTGCTGCGAAAATGATGAAAGCGGGCTTCCGTTCAAACAACATTGACCCGAACGCACGTCACTGTATGGCGTCTGCGGTAGTGGGTTTCATGCGTGCCTTTGGTATCGATGAGCCGATGGGTTGTTACGATGACTTCGAGAACGCTGATGCATTCGTGCTTTGGGGTTCTAACATGGCAGAGATGCACCCAGTATTATGGACTCGTATTACTGACCGTCGTCTAAGCCACCCTCATGTTCGCGTTAACGTTCTATCTACGTACTACCACCGTTCATTTGAGCTTGCGGACCATGGCTACATCTTTAATCCACAGTCTGACCTTGCGATCGCAAACTTTATTGCTAACTACATCATTCAAAACGATGCGGTTAACTGGGACTTCGTGAACAAGCACACGAACTTCAAGCAAGCTGATACCGACATCGGTTATGGTCTGCGCGATGAAGATCCTCTGCAAAAAGCGGCAGCTAACCCTAACTCTGGCAACATGAGCGATATTTCGTTCGAAGAGTACAAGAAGTCAGTTGCTCCTTACACAGTTGAAAAAGCATCTGAAATCTCAGGCGTAGAGCAAGAAAAACTGATTGAGCTTGCTAAACAGTACGCGGATCCAAACACCAAAGTGATGTCTCTTTGGACTATGGGTATGAACCAACATACTCGTGGCGTATGGATGAACGGCTTGGTTTACAACATCCACCTACTAACCGGTAAGATTGCTACTCCGGGTAATAGCCCATTCTCATTGACTGGTCAGCCATCAGCATGTGGTACGGCTCGTGAGGTAGGTACTTTTGCTCACCGTCTACCTGCGGACATGGTGGTAGCAAACCCTAAACACCGTGCAATCGCCGAGAAAGAATGGAAACTGCCTGAAGGTACCATTCCACCAAAACCTGGCTTCCACGCGGTTCTGCAAGACCGTATGTTGAAAGACGGTGTACTCAACTGCTACTGGGTGCAATGTAACAATAACATGCAAGCTGGTCCTAACATCAACGAAGAGCGTCTACCTGGTTACCGTAACCCTGAGAACTTTATCGTTGTTTCAGACCCATACCCAACTGCAACAGCTCAAGCTGCTGACCTTGTTTTACCAACGGCTATGTGGATTGAGAAAGAAGGGGCTTACGGCAACGCTGAGCGTCGTACTCAAGCCTGGTATCAACAAGTTGAAACTGTAGGCGAAGCTAAGTCTGACTTGTGGCAAGTTATGGAGTTCTCTAAGCGCTTCAAGATGGAAGACGTTTGGCCAGAAGAGCTTCTAGCGAAAGCACCAGAATACCGTGGCAAAACCATGTACGACATGCTGTTCAAAAACGGTCAAGTCGACAAGTATCCAATCGAAGAAGCACGTGAACTCAACGATGACGCGCACCACTTCGGTTACTACGTCCAAAAAGGTCTGTTCGAAGAGTACGCTGCGTTTGGTCGCGGCCATGGTCACGACTTAGCACCATACGATGTTTACCACCAAGTACGTGGTCTGCGTTGGCCAGTTGTTGATGGCAAAGAAACGCTTTGGCGCTACAAAGAAGGCTCAGATCCATATGCGAAAGCAGGCTCTGGTTGGGACTTCTACGGCAAGCCAGACGGCAAAGCTTGGATCATTTCAGCACCGTATGAAGCGCCACCAGAAGTACCAAATGAAGAGTTTGACTTGTGGCTATGTACCGGCCGTGTTCTTGAGCATTGGCACACAGGTACTATGACCCGCCGTGTTCCTGAACTGTATAAAGCAGTGCCTGATGCGGTATGTTATATGCACCCTGAAGACGCTAAGTCGCGCGGTATTCGTCGCGGTGAAGAGGTCCTCATTGCTAACAAACGCGGTGAAGTGCGCGTACGTGTTGAAACACGCGGTCGTAACCGTCCACCTCAAGGTCTGGTATTCGTACCATTCTTCGATGCTCGTATCCTAATCAACAAACTGATTCTCGATGCGACCGATCCTCTGTCCAAACAGACAGACTTCAAGAAGTGCCCTGTTAAGATCACGAAAGTGGCTTAA
- a CDS encoding nitrate reductase cytochrome c-type subunit, protein MKKLIVAILSVGALIAGVAQAELNNPGGTGGLDSLRGSTNLEDTRPADDFKHTPKDQLVESSYVYQPPLIPHQIRNYEVSLNANKCLACHSWKNAKEAGATKISVTHYMNREDAVLADMSPRRYFCLQCHVPQVDAQPLVGNDFERVDSLRTE, encoded by the coding sequence ATGAAAAAATTGATTGTTGCTATTCTCTCTGTTGGTGCACTTATCGCTGGCGTAGCACAAGCAGAATTGAATAACCCGGGTGGAACTGGTGGTCTAGATTCACTCCGTGGTAGTACTAACCTTGAAGATACTCGTCCTGCGGATGACTTCAAACACACACCTAAAGACCAACTGGTAGAGAGTTCATATGTGTATCAGCCTCCACTGATCCCTCACCAAATTCGTAACTATGAAGTATCGCTTAACGCGAACAAGTGCTTGGCATGCCATAGCTGGAAAAATGCGAAAGAAGCAGGTGCAACCAAAATCAGTGTGACTCACTACATGAACCGTGAAGATGCTGTGTTGGCTGATATGTCTCCTCGTCGCTACTTCTGTCTTCAGTGCCACGTACCTCAAGTTGACGCTCAACCATTGGTTGGCAACGACTTCGAGCGCGTTGATTCATTGCGTACTGAATAG
- a CDS encoding NapC/NirT family cytochrome c: protein MKILKAFWKRLKSPSKVAAGVVLFLGFSGGLLFWGAFNTGMEMTNTEEFCSGCHAPIVAEIQETIHWSNRSGVRAICSDCHVPHNWTDKIIRKVQASKELFAHYVLDTIGTEEKFQARRGHLAEREWARLKANDSLECRNCHEFDFMDFSEQGQRSVQQHSTALASGEKTCVDCHKGIAHRLPDMEGVEGWQ from the coding sequence ATGAAAATTCTAAAAGCGTTTTGGAAACGTCTTAAGTCACCAAGTAAAGTCGCGGCAGGTGTTGTCCTGTTCCTAGGCTTCTCTGGAGGACTTTTGTTTTGGGGTGCGTTTAACACGGGTATGGAAATGACCAACACCGAGGAGTTTTGCTCGGGCTGTCATGCTCCTATCGTAGCGGAAATCCAGGAAACCATTCACTGGTCAAACCGTTCAGGTGTTCGTGCTATCTGTTCTGATTGTCACGTTCCACATAATTGGACGGATAAAATCATTCGTAAGGTTCAAGCATCGAAAGAACTATTCGCTCACTATGTACTCGACACTATCGGTACAGAAGAGAAGTTCCAAGCTCGTCGTGGACACCTAGCAGAACGCGAATGGGCTCGATTGAAAGCTAACGATTCATTGGAATGCCGAAACTGTCATGAGTTCGACTTTATGGACTTCTCTGAGCAGGGGCAACGAAGCGTTCAACAACACTCAACTGCCCTAGCATCGGGTGAGAAAACTTGTGTAGACTGCCACAAAGGTATCGCACACCGCCTACCTGATATGGAAGGCGTGGAAGGCTGGCAATAA
- a CDS encoding TIGR02808 family protein codes for MSTLESVIWHVLGYAAMPVIILSGFAGVAAVSLWLLSLGKDKEV; via the coding sequence ATGAGTACACTAGAGTCGGTTATTTGGCATGTTCTTGGCTACGCAGCTATGCCTGTCATTATCCTGTCTGGTTTTGCCGGTGTAGCAGCGGTATCACTTTGGCTACTATCACTAGGTAAAGATAAAGAAGTGTAA